The sequence TCCCCAACCTCGAGGCACACCTCTTTCACCTTGGTGAACTGCTGTTTCTGGGCCTCACTTTCCAGGATCTGTACTATCCCTTCGGCCAGTGACATTTCGTGCATCTTGCCTTCCCGCTCTAGGCCATGCAGGCCTGTTACTGGTTAATGGCTGCCCCAGGCAACCCTATCAGCCCATGTTACTCAGGGAACCCGGGTCGAAACATTGTCCTTTGTCATAAAAATTGAAAAAAGGTCATAACATCGCTGTTACCCGCCAGTACTGAGTTTTACCCATAAAAAAAGCGGAGCCAATGCTCCGCCTTATCTGTTCAGTCTGGCCTATTCGGCCTCGTCTATCCAGGCCTGCTGAATCGCTTCCAGAATACGCTCGTTGCAGTGATCAGGGTCGTCATTAAACCCCTCCAGATCCATCACCCACTGGCGCAGCTCAGTGAAGCGCAGCTGCGTAGGATCCACATCGGGCTTCTGCTCGCTCAGCTCGATGGCAATATCCTGCACGTCTACCCACTTCAGTTCCATGCTTATCTCCTTGGCGTGATTAGTGGTTTTCACTTACCTGATTGATGGTGTACCTGGGGATATCCACCACCAGATCCTCATCTTCGACCTTGGCCTGACAGGAAAGGCGGGACTCCGGCTCCAGACCCCAGGCCTTATCCAGCATGTCGTCTTCCAGCTCGTCACTCTCCTCCAGGGAGTCGAAGCCCTCGCGAACCACCACATGACAGGTGGTACAGGCGCAGGACTTCTCGCAGGCATGTTCGATGATGATGCCATTGCGCAGGGCCACGTCCAGAATGGTCTCTCCCTGATCGGCCTGGGCTTCCAGGCCTTCAGGGCAGTGCTCTTCACTGGGCAGAAAAATAATCTTTGGCATAACTAACCTTATACGTTATCAACCGATTGTCCCGACAGCGCCCGACGAATGGACAGATCCATCCGGCGTGCGGCAAATTCGGCACTGGCCTTATCCAGGGCCTCGATGGCGTCCTTGATGACCTGACCATCGTTGCCTTCACACAACTGTTTCAGCGCCACCATCTGGTCACGCAATACCTGCTGCTGCTCGGGGCGCAGCAGTTCGTCGCCGTCGGCATCCAGGGCGGAGCTGAGGCTTTCGATCACCCGCTGGGCCTCGATACGCTGCTCGGTGAGCATCCGCTTGGCGATATCCTCTTTGGCGTGCGTCATCGACTCGGTGAGCATCCGGGTGATCTCCCCTTCACTCAGGCCGAAGGAGGGCTTCACCTGGATGGAGGTCTGTACCCCGGAGGTCTTCTCCTGGGCCGTCACCGACAGCAGGCCATCGGCGTCCACCTGGAACGTCACCCGGATCACCGCGGTGCCCGCAGCCATGGGTGGAATCTCCTTGAGGACGAAGCGAGCCAGGGAGCGGCAGTCCGCCACCATTTCACGCTCGCCCTGCACCACATGGATGGCCATGGCAGTCTGACCGTCTTTGAAGGTGGTGAACTCCTGGGCCCGGGCGACAGGGATGGTGGTGTTGCGGGGAATCACCTTCTCGGTGAGTCCACCCATGGTCTCCAGACCCAGGGACAGCGGCGCCACATCCAGCAGCAGCATGTCCGAGTCCGGCTTGTTGCCCACCAGGATGTCCGCCTGAATGGCGGCGCCTATGGCCACCACCCGATCCGGGTCGATGCTGGTCAGCGGAGTGCGTCCGAAGAACTCACCCACCTGCTCCCGTACCTGGGGAACCCGGGTGGAGCCGCCCACCATCACCACCTCCAGCACCTCCTCCTTGTCCAGGCCGGCATCACGCAGGCTGCGGCGGCAAGCCATCAGGGTGCGCTTGACCAGAGGGGCGATCAACGCATCAAACTGGCTGCGGGTGATCTCCCCCTGCCAATCGCCAATGGCGGCGGTGACGCTGTCGGCGCCGGTGAGCGCCTCTTTCACCCGGCAGGCCTCGCTCTGCAGCTGTCGGCGCAGGCTGGCGTCCGGGTCGGACAGTCCAGCCAGATCAGCCAGGTGATCCGCCAGAAGGTGGTCGAAGTCGTCGCCCCCAAGGGCGGAATCGCCGCCGGTGGCCAACACCTCGAACACCCCCTGATTGAGGCGAAGGATGGAGATGTCGAAGGTACCGCCACCGAGATCGTAGACGGCGATCACCCCCTCCTGGCCGGAGTCCAGGCCATAGGCGATGGCGGCAGCAGTGGGTTCATTCAGCAGGCGCAGCACCTTGATGCCCACCAGTTCGGCGGCATCTTTGGTGCCCTGACGCTGGGCATCATCGAAGTAGGCGGGCACGGTGATCACCGCCCCGGACAGCTCCCCGCCCAGAGTCTCTTCGGCCCGGGCAATCAGTGGCTTGAGCACTTCGGAGGAGACCTGAACCGGATTGACCCGACCGGCGCGGGTCAGAAACAGCGGCAGGCCGTTGTCTGAAGCTTCCAGGTCGTAGGGCAGTTTGGGGTAACGGCTCTGGATATCGTCCAGGGAGCGCCCCATGAAGCGTTTCACCGAGATGATGGTGTTCTGTGGATCCTCACTGGCCAGGGCCTTGGCAGACTCACCGGTCTCCACCCCCTGCTCCAGGTAACGCACCACCGAGGGCATGCGATGACGCCCCTGGGGGTCGGGCAGAGTTTCAGCCTGACCGCTGCGCACCGCAGCCACCAGAGAGTTTGTGGTTCCGAGATCGATTCCCACCGCCAGCTTGTGCTGGTGAGGGGCGGCCATCTGGCCGGGTTCAGCAATTTGCAGTAACGCCATAATCAGTGATGTGAAGCATCAGGCCAGCAACCGGTCTTCCAGCTGCGCCAGCTCCTCCTCCAGCTTCTTCATAAATTTTAGTTTGCGCACCGAGTCTGCGGCTTCCGGCCACTGCTGATCGCCCAGCTGAGACTCCAGCTGCTGCATCAGGGCACGGGTGCGTTGACCGAGATCGTCGGCGAAATCCATCGCCGCACTCTCGACGTCGGAGGACTCCTCCACCTCTTCCAGGGTCTCCCTGAGCATCATCTGCTCCATCAGGAAGCCGGTGTCACGGATGGTCTGGGTCTCACCCTGCAGCTCAATACCGCCGAGTTTCAGCATATACTGGGCACGGGCCACGGGCTCTTTCAGGGTTTGGAAAGCGTCGTTGATCTCTGCCGCTTTCTGCACCGCCATCAGGCGATCCCGCTCGGAGGCGTCGGCAAAGTTATCCGGATGGACGGCACGCTGAAGCTCGCGATAGCGGCCGCTTAGCAGTGTGGCGTCCACCTGGAACGCCACCGGAAGGTCGAACAACTCGAAGTAGTTCATCAATATCCCCTGCACCTGACAAATGGGCCCGATCGGGCCCCAGGCATCAAACAGTAAAGCTCTCTCCGCAGCCACACTCACCCTGGGCGTTGGGGTTATTGAACTTAAAGCCTTCGTTCAGGCCCTCCTTGACGAAATCCAGCTCCACACCCTCAAGATAGATCAGGCTCTTGGCATCGATGATCACGTTGACTCCCTTGTCTTCGAACACTTCATCGTCTGGATTGAGTTCATCAACGAACTCGATAACGTAGGCCAGTCCGGAGCAGCCGGAGGTCTTCAGGCCCAGGCGCAGGCCGATGCCCCGCCCGCGGTTGGCCAGAAACTGCTTCACCCGGTCGGCGGCGGCGTCGGTCATGGAGATGGCCATAGAAACTCCCGTTACTCTTTGCCTTGCTTGCTGTTGTAATCGGCGATGGCCGCCTTGATGGCGTCCTCAGCCAGAATAGAACAGTGGATCTTCACGGGAGGCAGGGCCAACTCTTCGGCGATCTCGGTGTTCTTGATAGACGCCGCTTCCTCCAGGGTCTTACCCTTCACCCATTCGGTGACCAGGGAGGAGGAGGCGATGGCGCTGCCGCAGCCGTAGGTTTTGAACTTGGCATCTTCGATAACGCCTTCGTCGTCCACCTTCAGTTGCAGCTTCATCACGTCACCGCAAGCCGGTGCGCCAACCATGCCGGTGGCGACATTGGGGTCGTTCTTGTCGAAAGAACCCACGTTGCGGGGGTTTTCGTAGTGGTCAATGACCTTTTCACTGTATGCCATGATTACGCTCCAAATTCCTAACTCTCGTCGGGAACCGGTCGCGGCCGGTCCCTCGTTGTGTCTCTATCAGTGAGCCGCCCACTCGACGGTGGACAGGTCGATACCGTCTTTGTGCATCTCCCACAGGGGAGACATCTCACGCAGTTTGCCGATGGCGCCACGGATCTTGTCGATGGCGTAGTCGATCTCCTCCTCGGTGGTAAAGCGGCCGATGGAGAAACGGATGGAACTGTGGGCCAGCTCGTCAGTCATGCCCAGGGCACGCAGCACATAGCTGGGTTCCAGGCTGGCAGAGGTACAGGCGGAACCGGAAGACACCGCCAGATCGCTCAGGGCCATCATCAGAGACTCACCCTCAACGAAGTTAAAGCTGATGTTGAGGTTGGAGACCAGACGCTGTTCCAGATCGCCGTTGATGTACACCTCTTCAATGTCCTTGATGCCGTTCAGCAGACGATCACGCAGCACGCGCATACGCTCAGCCTCGGCACCCATCTCCTCTTTGGCGAGGCGGCAGGCTTCGCCCAGGCCCACCAGCTGGTGAGTCGCCAGGGTGCCGGAGCGCATGCCACGCTCATGGCCGCCACCGTGCATCTGGGCTTCCAGGCGAACCCGGGGCTTACGACGCACATAGAGGGCACCGACGCCCTTGGGGCCGTACATCTTGTGGGCGGAGATGGAGATCATGTCCACCTTCATCGCCTTCACGTCGATGGGCAGCTTGCCGGCGCTCTGGGCCGCATCCACGTGCAGCAGAATGCCTTTGCTGCGGCACAGTTCACCGATGGCGGCGATGTCGTGGATGACGCCAATCTCGTTGTTGACGTGCATGATGGAGACCAGGATGGTGTCATCGCGCATCGCTTCTTCGAAGCGGCTCAGCGGGATGATGCCGTTGCTCTCAGGCTCCAGGTAGGTCACCTCATAGCCTTCGCGCTCCAGCTGGCGACAGGTGTCCAGCACCGCTTTGTGCTCGGTCTTGCTGGTGATGATGTGCTTGCCCTTCTTGTTGTAGAAGTGCGCCACACCTTTGATGGCCAGGTTGTCGGACTCGGTGGCACCTGAGGTGAAGACGATCTCGCGGGGATCGGCGTTGATCAGATCCGCCACCTGGTTGCGGGCAATGTCTACCGCCTCTTCGGCCTGCCAGCCAAACTTGTGCGAGCGGGACGCGGGGTTACCGAACATGCCGTCCAGTGTCATGTACTGAACCATCTTCTCGGCGACACGAGGGTCAACCGGAGTGGTGGCGGAGTAATCAAAATAGATCGGAAGCTTCATTACCTTCTCCGACTTGAGCCGGCTAGAACATGGTGCCGGCGGTTAGTTACATCATGGCGCAAGCGCCAAAACCTTTACTGTGCGTGAGCTTTGGCTTGTTGTGTTTCCTGACGTACGGAGACCACCTTTACGTCATGGCTCGACATCAGATCAGCCAGGCTGATGCCGTTCAGAAATCCTGCAATGCGGTCGCTGAGGTCACCCCACAGGGAGTGGGTCAGGCAGCGGGCGCCGCTCTGGCAATTGCTCTTACCGTGACAGCGTGTGGCGTCCACGGACTCGTCCACGGCGTGCACCACCATGCCCACGGCGATGTCGGCAGGGTCCTGCCCCAGCAGGTAGCCGCCGCCCGGGCCACGTACACTGCTGACCAAACCGTTTTTACGCAGCTTGGCGAACAACTGCTCCAGGTACGACAGAGAGATGCCTTGTCGCTCGGAGATGTCAGCCAGCGGCACCGGCCCGTCGGCGGAGTGCAGAGCCACATCGAGTATGGCGGTGACCGCGTAGCGGCCTTTGGATGTCAATCTCATAACCTGTCCCTTTCATGCAACGCTACCACTATACCATATACCCGAGTAAATTACTCAAGTATTATTCTGGCAGCTTTAACCGGGATTTTCGATTAGTGGAGAGGAATACCCCAGCATCCAGCTGGGGCATTTAACCCTATTCGCAAGTCGGATTCAAATACCTGGATCAAATCTTTCGTGCTCTTTTCGACGGGTATCTGCCGCTTCTTGCTCTGCTTCAACAAAAGCGGTGACATTGAGCTGTGGCAGCTCCTTGGTTTCTATGGTGCAGCCCTGCTCCTTGAGCGCCTGACAGATCTCCATCATTCGGGCATCCATCAGGTGCATATGATCCAGCATGGAACCGATGGCACTGGCCACGGGATCCGGGTTGTCCGGAGACACCGCGTAGGCATCGAAGCCATACTTCCTGGCCAGATGGCTGCGTCTGTGCTCCTTCTCCCGCTCCGCCTTGCTGAGCACGGATCGAGCGGGAATGCCGATCATGGTAGTGCCTGGCTCCACATCCTTGATCACCACAGAGTTGGAGCCCACCCGGGCCCCCTCACCGATGTCCAGGGGGCCGAGGATCTTGGCGCCGGCGCCCACCACCACATTGTCGTGCAGGGTGGGGTGACGCTTGCCGGCGTTCCAGCTGGTGCCCCCCAGAGTCACGCCGTGGTACAGGGTCACGTCATCGCCAATCTCAGCGGTCTCGCCGATCACCACCCCCATGCCGTGGTCAATGAAGAAGCGGCGACCGATGCGGGCGCCGGGGTGGATCTCCACCCCCGTGGCCCAGCGGGAGAAGGTGGAGAGAAGCCGAGAGGTCAGTTTCCAGTTGCGACACCAGAGTTTATGGGAGATCCGGTGAAGCCAGATCGCATGCATGCCGGGATAGTTGGTCAGAATCTCGAAGGCACTGTTGGCCGCCGGATCTCTGTGATAGATGGAAGCAATGTCTTCCTTAAGACGCGCACGTATTCCCATGTTTGCCATTACTCTTTGTTGGTGGAGTCAGTTCTCTCTATAGATGTGAGGACGCCTCGCAGGATATTCAACTCCTGAGACTCGGGCCGGGCCCGGTTAAACAGTCTGCGCAACTTGGCCATCACCTGACCAGGGTGGTTTTTGCGGATAAACCCGGTGTGGGTCAGGGCAGACTCCAGGTGCTGATAGAAACCTTCCAGCTGCTCGCCATTGGGGTACGCCTCTTCAGGCTCGGGCTTGGCCAGCAGGCTCAGGTGCTTCATTCGCACCTCATAACAGAGCAGCTGTACCGCCTGGGCCAGGTTGAGGCTGGAGTACTCCGGATTGGCTGGAATGTTGACGTGGAAGTGACACAACTGCAGCTCCTCATTGGTCAGGCCATGATTCTCACGGCCAAACACCAGGGCCACAGGACCGGTTCGCCCCTCCAGCGCAAGCTTCTCTCCCGCCTGGCGGGCATCCAGCTGGGGCCAGTCCAGGCCGCGGCGGCGGGCCGAGGTGCCGATGGCCAGGGAGCAGTCGGCAATCGCCTCCTCCAGGGTGTCCACGGTCTTGATGTTCTTCAACACATCCACGGCACCGGCGGCCAGTGCCACAGACTTGCCGTCCGGCTCCACTCTTGGGGCCACCAGCATCAGCTGGGACAGGCCCATGGTTTTCATCGCCCTGGCGGCGGAACCAATATTGCCCGGGTGGGAGGTGCCCACCAGGATAATGCGGATATTCTCTAGCATCCGGTTGATTACTTAGGTAAACGAAGAGGGCCAATATGCTATCACAGGCTAATGTGCCACTTTAGAAACATTTGTTGCTTTTATATATAGATCATCTTTGCTAAAATCCGCGCCCCAACCCACAGGGGTTTCCGTTCTTTTACATCCAGGGGTATCGATATGCATCCGATGCTGAATATCGCCGTTCGCGCTGCACGCGCCGGCGGAGAGGTTATTGCACGCGCGTTTTCTGAGCAGGACAAGGTTGAAGCCGAACTGAAAGGCATCAATGACTACGTCACCAAGGTAGACCGTGACGCCGAGGCGGCCATCGTGGCCACCATCAAGAAGTCCTATCCTAAGCACACCATCATCGGCGAAGAGTGTGGCACCATCGAAGGTGAGCACGCGGAGTTCCAATGGATCATCGACCCCCTGGATGGCACCACCAACTTCGTTAAGGGTCTGCCCCACTTCTCCGTATCCATTGCTCTGCAGATCAAGGGCAAGGTGGAACAGGCCGTGGTATTCGATCCCATCCGCAATGAACTGTTCACCGCCACCCGTGGTGCCGGCGCCCAGCTGAACGGTTACCGCATCCGCAACAGCGGCGCCCGTAACCTGACCGGCACAGTGATCGCCACCGGCTTCCCCTTCAAGAGCCGTCAGCACAGCGAAAGCTACCTGAACATGCTGGCCGGTATCTGGGAAGACGCCGCCGACTTCCGCCGCACCGGCTCCGCCGCCCTGGATCTGGCCTATGTGGCGGCCGGCCGCGTGGACGGATTCTTCGAGATTGGCCTCAAGCCCTGGGACATCGCCGCAGGCGAACTGCTGGTGAAGGAAGCCGGTGGCATCGTCACCGACTTTGTCGGTGGCCACAACCAGCTGAAGAGCGGCAACATCGTCGCTGGCGCCCCCAAGGTGACCGCCGGTCTGCTGTCCGCCATGCGTCCTCACCTGAATGACGCCCTCAAGCGCTGATTTCAGTGAAGAACGGAAAAGGGGAAGCCAATGGCTTCCCCTTTTTGCTGCCTGAAACTGGGATCCCGTCTACATTTTTCTTCCATCTGCTCACCTTTTCTTTCACAAATGGATGCAAATGACGCTAAATACGCAATTTCTGTTGATTTCAGCCATGGAAATCTTCAGGGAAAGCTGCTGAGATCTATCGATTTTCGAATTAGCACACCCGGCCACAAGTGGGAGACAACCCATGATCGCCAATAAACCGAGGTACCCGTGAATCCACATCTGTTTTTCAAACTGCTCAGTGATGAAACCCGGCTGCGCTGCGTGTTGCTGCTGGTCCGCAAAGGTGAGCTGTGTGTCTGTGAACTGGTTGAAGCCCTGGATGAAAGCCAGCCGAAGATCTCCCGCCACCTGGCCAGCCTGCGCAGTCAGGGACTGCTGAAGGACCGCCGCCAGGGGCAGTGGGTCTACTACTCCCTGTCCGAGGACCTGCCCGAGTGGCTCAGCCCGCTGCTGGCCGAACTGGGCAATGCCCAGGCCCTGGCTGACCTCTACCAGGCGGACAGTGACCGCTTGCAGGCGATGACCTACCGTCCGGGTCGCTGCACCAACTGATCAGCGTCCCCGCCACTTGAGAAACACCACCAGATAAAGGGTCGCGGCCGCAAAGGAGGCCAGGGTGCCCAGAAGGACACCCAGCATGGGGTAACTCACCCAGACCGACAGGCCATACACAATCAGGCTGCCCACCCCAAAGGGATAATGCTTGGCCAACACCGCCACCGGCCGGTTGCCATACTCCAGTTGCAGCAACAGCATCAATGGGAACAGGGTAACCGGGAAGGCCGCCATCACCCCGGCCAGGCTCTGAGGCAGCCAGTGTGCCAGCGCCGTGATCACCACTACGATCACCGCCGCCAACAGCGCCCTGCCCCAGATCATCATCGGCCCCGCTTTCACCGCCACAAACTCCGGCTCCGGCACTCTGCGGGTAATTCGAATGGCAAGCAGTGCCACGGCGGCGGCCACCAGCGCCCCTGCGGCGCCTATGGGCGGCATGGATTGCGCCAGCAGGGCAAAGCTCACCAGGGCCAGAATGGCCACTCCCATGGGTCGCCAGGCCTTGGCCTCGGCGCCTTGGGCGCTCAGGGTATACACCAGGCAGTAGCCTGTGGTGGCCGCCAGCCCCAGTTGACCATAAAGAGCCGCTTCGGCCGCAAATTCGGGGCCGTGCTCCACACCGTAGAAGAACAGCACTATGGCGGTGCCCAGAGGGTAACCGGACAGGACCCCGGCCAAACGGGGACCACTGCGTTCGGCAATCCAGGCCAAACCCACTACGGCGATCACTGCCGCCAGAACCTTGGCAACCAACAACATCATAGGAGCCGTGAAAACAGGGGAAAGAGGGCGCCAGAATAGCAGACCAGCAAGAAATGCCAAGAAGCAGTTGTGAAACAGATCACATTGATAACAATGCAGTTTTATTTTTGGAACTATAGACTGTAGGGAACCACAGAATGCCCCTATCGACCGTAGGGAGCCACGGATTGCCCCTGGAGAGTGCCCATGCACAGACTGTACAAATCGTTTGGACTGCCCACCATCGCCCTGTTTGAACACCTGATTCTGATCATCATCACCCTGGCAACCCTGGTGGCCATCGGCCAGGAGGTATGGCTGATGATCTCCAACCGCCATGTGGCCCTGGCGGATCTGCTGCTGCTGTTCATCTATCTGGAGGTGCTGGCCATGGTGGCGGTGTACGCGGCGGAGGGGCAACTGCCGGTGCGGATGCCCATCTACATCGGCATCGTCGCCCTGGCCCGCTACCTGATTCTGGACATGAAGGCGATGGACGACTGGCGGGTGCTGGCGATCTCAGCCTCTGCGCTCCTGCTGGCCGCCACCGTGGTGGTGATCAAGGTGGGACAGACCTATCTCAGCGTCGAAACCGAACATAACAGGACGTCGAGATAGACCCAGATAGAGAAAAAGGAGGCCAAGGCCTCCTTTTTCTTCGAATCATCGTCGTAGAATCAGTGGCTGCACATATTGCCACGGTTCAGCACATATCCTTCACCGGATGGGGCCACTTTGGCCATCTTGACGAAGAAGGTGACGATCTGCTCGATGCTCTGATCGTCCAGGCGGCAGGTGAAGAACCGGGCCTCGGCACCGAACTGCTCAGCAGCCAGGGCCTTGATCTGATCCAGGGTCAGCGGCTCGCTCTGTTCGCCGATAAGGTTGAGAAGTTCGTGGGCATGGATAGACTCGGACATAATGGTTCTCCAGATTTCAGAAGATTCAAATTATATGCACCTTTTAAAAGCTATCTTTGATCTGAATCCGGTTTCCAGCAATTGGGTGCAGCAATGATCTCCATTGAAGCCCTGCAGCTGATCCTCAACCTGACTCAGCAGATGTCCCTCTACCTGGTGATCGCCTACATCTTCACCAAGACACCTGTGTTCAAACCCCTGGTCACCCTGTCCCATCGCCTGCCCCACCGGCTGATGCTGTACGGAGTGTTCAGCTGTTTCTGCATCCTGGGCACCTATTTCGGTGAACAGACCAATGGTGCCATCGCCAACACCAGAGCCATGGGCGCCGTGCTCTCCGGCCTGCTGGGCGGCCCCATCACCGGCTTTGCCGTGGGCCTGACCGGCGGCCTGCACCGCTACAGTCTGGGCGGCTTTACCGACGTCGCCTGTGCCATATCCACCACCTGCGAAGGCCTCTCCGCGGGACTGGTGCACGCCTATCTGATCCGCAAGGGCAAGCTGGAGCAGCTGTTTCACCCTGCCCTGGTGGCTCTGGTCGCCCTCTGGGCCGAGGTGCTGCAGATGATCATCATCCTGCTTGTAGCCCGTCCCTTCACCGATGCCTGGCAGCTGGTGCAGGTGATCGCGCCGCCCATGTTGCTGGTCAACAGCGTCGGCGCCGCCATGTTCATGAGCATGCTGCGGGACCAGAGGGTAATGGTGGAGAAGATGTCCTCGGTGTTCTCCGCCAAGGCACTGAAGATCGCCGAACGCACCGTGGGGATCCTCAGTCAGGGGTTCAATGCCACCACCACCAAGCAGGTGGCCCGCATCGTCTATGAGGAGACCCAGGTGGGTGCGGTGGCGATCACCGACCGGGAGAAACTGCTGGCCTTCATCGGCATAGGCTCGGACCACCACCTGCCCAATACCCCCATCTCCTCGGAGATCACCATGGAGGCGATCCGCAGTGACCGGGTGATGTACGCCGATGGACTGCAGTTGAGGTATCACTGCTCCGTCTCCAAAAACTGTCCCCTGGGATCCAGCCTGGTGATCCCTCTGAGGGGCGAAAACGAGGTGATCGGCACCATCAAGCTGTACGAAGCCAAGAACAAGCTGTTCCTCAACATCAACCGCACCCTGGGAGAGGGGATCGCCAAGCTGCTCTCCAACCAGATCCTCCACGGCCGCTATCAGCATCAGAGCAACCTGCTGACCCAGGCGGAACTGAAGCTGCTGCAGGCCCAGGTGAACCCCCACTTCCTGTTCAACGCCCTCAATACGGTGGCGGCGGTGACCCGCATCGACTCCAACCGCGCCCGGGAACTGATTCAGAACCTGGCCACCTTCCTCCGCGGCAACCTGAAACGCGGCACCGGGGTGGTGACCCTCAAAGATGAGCTGGCACATATCGATGCCTATCTGGAGGTGGAAAAGGCCCGCTTCGGCGACCGGCTCTCCATCAATCATGAGATAGAACACAATGTGCTTCACCTGAGGCTGCCCACCTTTACCCTGCAGCCACTGGTGGAGAACGCGGTGAAACACGGTATCGCCAACCTGTTTGAACCGGGTAAAATCGAGATTGGTGCCCACCGGGAGGGGGAGCAGCTGATCCTCACCGTGGAGGACAATGCCGGCGCCTACAAGGAGAATCCCGACAGCAGCGGACTGGGGATGAACCTGGTGGATAAACGAATAAAAGCACAATATGGACAACAGTTTGGCATCAGCGTCCAGTGTCGCCCCCAGCACTATACTAAGGTGACCGTGACCCTGCCTGCCGTGGAACACAGTGATGATTACCACCCTGCTGATTGACGATGAACCCCTGGCCCGGGAAGAGCTGGCCAGCCTGCTGGCCCACTACCCGGATGTGCAGGTCCTGGAGCAGTGCGCCAACGCGGTGGAGGGGATCGCCGCCATCCACAAACACAAGCCGGACCTGGTGTTTCTGGACATCTCCATGCCCAAGATCAGCGGCATGGAGATGCTGGCGATGCTGGATCCGGACAACACCCCCAAGGTGGTGTTCGTCACCGCCTACGACGAATACGCGGTTAAGGCGTTTGAGAACAACGCTTTCGACTACCTGCTCAAACCCATAGAGACCGAGCGGCTGGAGAAATGCCTGGAGCGAGTGCGCCGGGCCCAGGAGCCCCAGGATCTCAGCGCCATGATGCCGGAGCAGCTCACCCTGGTGCCCTGTTACACAGGTTCGATCCTCAAGGTGCTGAAGGTGGAAGAGGTGGAGTTCGCCTTCTCCGACCTGGGAGGCGTTCACGTGGCCAGCACCGATGAGGTGATCCACACCCAGCTGACCCTCAAGGTTCTGGAGAGCCGCACCCCCCTGCTTCGCTGTCACAGGCAGTACCTGATCCACCCCACTGCCATCGCCGAGATCGAAATTCAGGAGGGGGGCAATGGTGAGATCCACACCCGGGGAGGACGCACCATTCCGGTCAGCAGACGCTACCTCAAAGCACTCAAACAGACGCTTGGCTTTCAATAGTTGTGATTTATTAGGCACCTTTGCAAATCAGTCA is a genomic window of Ferrimonas sp. YFM containing:
- the iscA gene encoding iron-sulfur cluster assembly protein IscA, whose amino-acid sequence is MAISMTDAAADRVKQFLANRGRGIGLRLGLKTSGCSGLAYVIEFVDELNPDDEVFEDKGVNVIIDAKSLIYLEGVELDFVKEGLNEGFKFNNPNAQGECGCGESFTV
- the hscB gene encoding co-chaperone HscB; this encodes MNYFELFDLPVAFQVDATLLSGRYRELQRAVHPDNFADASERDRLMAVQKAAEINDAFQTLKEPVARAQYMLKLGGIELQGETQTIRDTGFLMEQMMLRETLEEVEESSDVESAAMDFADDLGQRTRALMQQLESQLGDQQWPEAADSVRKLKFMKKLEEELAQLEDRLLA
- a CDS encoding IscS subfamily cysteine desulfurase, which codes for MKLPIYFDYSATTPVDPRVAEKMVQYMTLDGMFGNPASRSHKFGWQAEEAVDIARNQVADLINADPREIVFTSGATESDNLAIKGVAHFYNKKGKHIITSKTEHKAVLDTCRQLEREGYEVTYLEPESNGIIPLSRFEEAMRDDTILVSIMHVNNEIGVIHDIAAIGELCRSKGILLHVDAAQSAGKLPIDVKAMKVDMISISAHKMYGPKGVGALYVRRKPRVRLEAQMHGGGHERGMRSGTLATHQLVGLGEACRLAKEEMGAEAERMRVLRDRLLNGIKDIEEVYINGDLEQRLVSNLNISFNFVEGESLMMALSDLAVSSGSACTSASLEPSYVLRALGMTDELAHSSIRFSIGRFTTEEEIDYAIDKIRGAIGKLREMSPLWEMHKDGIDLSTVEWAAH
- the iscX gene encoding Fe-S cluster assembly protein IscX, whose protein sequence is MELKWVDVQDIAIELSEQKPDVDPTQLRFTELRQWVMDLEGFNDDPDHCNERILEAIQQAWIDEAE
- the iscR gene encoding Fe-S cluster assembly transcriptional regulator IscR, whose translation is MRLTSKGRYAVTAILDVALHSADGPVPLADISERQGISLSYLEQLFAKLRKNGLVSSVRGPGGGYLLGQDPADIAVGMVVHAVDESVDATRCHGKSNCQSGARCLTHSLWGDLSDRIAGFLNGISLADLMSSHDVKVVSVRQETQQAKAHAQ
- the cysE gene encoding serine O-acetyltransferase, producing the protein MGIRARLKEDIASIYHRDPAANSAFEILTNYPGMHAIWLHRISHKLWCRNWKLTSRLLSTFSRWATGVEIHPGARIGRRFFIDHGMGVVIGETAEIGDDVTLYHGVTLGGTSWNAGKRHPTLHDNVVVGAGAKILGPLDIGEGARVGSNSVVIKDVEPGTTMIGIPARSVLSKAEREKEHRRSHLARKYGFDAYAVSPDNPDPVASAIGSMLDHMHLMDARMMEICQALKEQGCTIETKELPQLNVTAFVEAEQEAADTRRKEHERFDPGI
- the hscA gene encoding Fe-S protein assembly chaperone HscA, which translates into the protein MALLQIAEPGQMAAPHQHKLAVGIDLGTTNSLVAAVRSGQAETLPDPQGRHRMPSVVRYLEQGVETGESAKALASEDPQNTIISVKRFMGRSLDDIQSRYPKLPYDLEASDNGLPLFLTRAGRVNPVQVSSEVLKPLIARAEETLGGELSGAVITVPAYFDDAQRQGTKDAAELVGIKVLRLLNEPTAAAIAYGLDSGQEGVIAVYDLGGGTFDISILRLNQGVFEVLATGGDSALGGDDFDHLLADHLADLAGLSDPDASLRRQLQSEACRVKEALTGADSVTAAIGDWQGEITRSQFDALIAPLVKRTLMACRRSLRDAGLDKEEVLEVVMVGGSTRVPQVREQVGEFFGRTPLTSIDPDRVVAIGAAIQADILVGNKPDSDMLLLDVAPLSLGLETMGGLTEKVIPRNTTIPVARAQEFTTFKDGQTAMAIHVVQGEREMVADCRSLARFVLKEIPPMAAGTAVIRVTFQVDADGLLSVTAQEKTSGVQTSIQVKPSFGLSEGEITRMLTESMTHAKEDIAKRMLTEQRIEAQRVIESLSSALDADGDELLRPEQQQVLRDQMVALKQLCEGNDGQVIKDAIEALDKASAEFAARRMDLSIRRALSGQSVDNV
- the fdx gene encoding ISC system 2Fe-2S type ferredoxin, which translates into the protein MPKIIFLPSEEHCPEGLEAQADQGETILDVALRNGIIIEHACEKSCACTTCHVVVREGFDSLEESDELEDDMLDKAWGLEPESRLSCQAKVEDEDLVVDIPRYTINQVSENH
- the iscU gene encoding Fe-S cluster assembly scaffold IscU, with amino-acid sequence MAYSEKVIDHYENPRNVGSFDKNDPNVATGMVGAPACGDVMKLQLKVDDEGVIEDAKFKTYGCGSAIASSSLVTEWVKGKTLEEAASIKNTEIAEELALPPVKIHCSILAEDAIKAAIADYNSKQGKE